A window from Vigna angularis cultivar LongXiaoDou No.4 chromosome 7, ASM1680809v1, whole genome shotgun sequence encodes these proteins:
- the LOC108344984 gene encoding uncharacterized protein LOC108344984 has translation MEKAKEMLSLTQEQYDAVSRLQFLPPVRTGDNSSFYEHFVLAGIRVDRVEPGCVSCSFKVPSRLADRSGKLANGAIANLVDEVGGAVIHEEGLPMNVSVDMSISFLSTARVGDELEITSRLLGRKGGYSGTIVLLKNKATGELIAEGRHSLFGRHNSKM, from the exons ATGGAGAAAGCAAAAGAGATGCTAAGCCTGACGCAAGAACAGTACGACGCCGTGTCACGACTCCAATTTCTTCCTCCTGTCAGAACCGGCGATAACTCCTCCTTCTACGAACACTTCGTCCTCGCCGGAATCCGAGTTGACCGAGTTGAACCCGGTTGCGTCTCGTGCTCCTTCAAAGTCCCTTCTCGTCTCGCC GACAGGAGTGGGAAGTTGGCGAATGGAGCAATTGCGAATTTGGTGGACGAAGTTGGAGGCGCTGTCATCCATGAAGAGGGTCTCCCCATGAATGTTTCCGTCGACATGTccatttcttttctctcaactgCTCGCGTTGGC GATGAACTAGAAATTACTTCTAGGTTGTTAGGAAGGAAAGGAGGTTATTCTGGGACAATTGTTCTCCTTAAAAACAAAGCCACGGGAGAATTGATAGCCGAAGGTCGTCATTCACTATTTGGTAGACATAACAGCAAAATGTAA